Proteins encoded in a region of the Onthophagus taurus isolate NC chromosome 10, IU_Otau_3.0, whole genome shotgun sequence genome:
- the LOC111428252 gene encoding protein crooked neck, translating to MDNKPQKMPKVAKVKNKAPAEIQITAEQLLREAKERDLEILPPPPKQKISDPAELADYQHRRRKQFEDNIRKNRTVMSNWIKYAQWEESQKEIQRARSIYERGLDVDHRNITLWLKYAEMEMRNRQVNHARNLWDRAATILPRVNQFWYKYTYMEEMLENVAGARAVFERWMEWQPDEQAWQTYINFELRYKEIDRARQIYERFVITHPEVKHWIKYARFEENHGFINSARTIFERAVHFYGDDHLDEKLFIAFARFEENQKEHDRARVIYKYALDHIPKENSKELYKAYTIHEKKYGDRSGIEDVIVSKRKFQYEQEILQNPTNYDAWFDYLRLIETEDDYEVIRETYERAIANVPPSKNKQFWRRYIYLWINYALFEELESEDFERARQVYKACLELLPHKTFTFSKIWLLYAHFEIRQKNLTTARKILGMAIGMCPRDKLFRGYIDLEIQLREFDRCRILYQKFLEFGPENCVTWMKFAELENLLGDNDRARAIYELAINQPRLDMPELLWKSYIDFEIAQEEFENARNLYERLLERTVHVKVWLSYAKFELNCPGEDDINIRLARRVYEKANETLKNNPEKEARVLLLENWLEFENGQGDDTMKEKVLNKMPRRTKKRQKLIAEDGTEQGWEEVFDYIFPEDEASKPNLKLLAAAKNWKKQSEVNEDEETLND from the exons ATGGATAATAAACCGCAAAAAATGCCTAAAGTGGCCAAG gttaAGAATAAGGCCCCCGCTGAAATACAAATCACGGCGGAACAACTTCTTCGTGAAGCTAAAGAACGTGATTTAGAAATCCTTCCGCCTCCccctaaacaaaaaatatcagaCCCAGCCGAATTAGCGGACTATCAACACCGCCGTAGGAAACAATTTGAGGATAACATACGTAAAAACCGTACTGTGATGTCAAATTGGATTAAGTATGCTCAATGGGAGGAATCCCAAAAAGAAATTCAACGTGCGCGTTCTATTTATGAACGTGGTTTGGATGTGGATCATCGTAATATTACGTTATGGTTGAAATACGCTGAAATGGAAATGAGGAATAGACAAGTTAATCATGCCCGTAATTTATGGGATAGGGCCGCTACAATTTTACCGAGAGTTAATCAATTTTGGTATAAATACACTTACATGGAAGAGATGTTGGAAAATGTGGCAGGAGCAAGGGCTGTGTTTGAACGTTGGATGGAGTGGCAACCTGACGAACAAGCCTGGCAAACttacattaattttgaattaaggTATAAAGAGATTGATCGAGCTAGACAAATTTATGAAAGATTCGTTATAACTCATCCTGAAGTAAAACATTGGATAAAATACGCTCGTTTCGAAGAAAATCatggttttattaattcaGCGAGAACAATTTTTGAGAGAGCCGTTCATTTTTACGGCGACGATCATTTAgatgaaaaattattcattgcGTTTGCTCGATTTGAAGAGAACCAAAAGGAACATGATCGCGCAcgagttatttataaatacgCTTTGGACCATATTCCAAAGGAAAACTCAAAAGAATTATACAAGGCATATACAATTCATGAGAAAAAATATGGTGATCGTAGTGGAATTGAAGATGTGattgtttcaaaaagaaaatttcaatacgAACAAGAAATTTTACAAAACCCAACTAATTACGATGCATGGTTTGATTATTTACGATTAATTGAAACAGAAGATGATTATGAAGTTATAAGGGAAACTTACGAACGAGCTATCGCAAATGTACCAccatcaaaaaataaacaattttggcgtagatatatttatttatggatTAATTATGCGTTATTCGAAGAATTAGAATCGGAAGATTTTGAAAGGGCACGCCAAGTATATAAAGCTTGTTTGGAGTTACTCCCTCATAAAACATTTACATTCTCAAAAATTTGGTTATTATACGCTCATTTCGAAAtaagacaaaaaaatttaacaactgCACGTAAAATACTTGGGATGGCTATTGGGATGTGTCCAAGAGATAAATTATTTCGTGGTTACATCGATTTAGAGATACAATTAAGGGAATTCGATCGTTGTCgaattttgtatcaaaaattcttAGAGTTCGGCCCAGAAAATTGCGTAACATGGATGAAATTCGCCgaattagaaaatttattaggCGATAACGACCGAGCCAGAGCAATTTACGAATTAGCTATCAATCAACCTCGATTAGATATGCCCGAATTACTTTGGAAATCGTACATCGACTTTGAAATAGCCCAAGAAGAATTTGAAAACGCCCGAAATCTGTATGAAAGATTATTAGAACGAACTGTCCATGTTAAAGTTTGGTTATCTTACGCTaagtttgaattaaattgtcCAGGAGAAGACGATATTAACATAAGATTAGCTCGGAGGGTTTATGAGAAAGCTAATGAGACTTTAAAGAATAATCCCGAAAAGGAAGCGAGGGTTTTATTGCTTGAAAATTGGTTGGAATTTGAAAACGGACAAGGTGATGATACAATGAaggaaaaagtattaaataaaatgccGCGAAGAACGAAAAAGAGGCAAAAACTTATCGCTGAGGATGGTACGGAACAGGGATGGGAGGAAGTTTTCGATTATATCTTTCCTGAAGATGAAGCAAGTAAACCTAATCTTAAATTATTAGCTGCGGCTAAAAACTGGAAGAAACAAAGTGAAGTTAACGAAGATGAAGAAActttaaatgattaa
- the LOC111428255 gene encoding protein OPI10 homolog, which yields MFGIIASGRLVQTEFQQIEQTKFITTIVDADNINHIVVFLTGVMPFPEGAAGMVYWSWPDPNAPPNWQLLGYISNDKPSVIFKVSNFKKLHEMDVGSNIAPFGQQAICHNAQIGISLEPIVNIQNAQPVENANTYATFAQKMLDNFTNYILSYGVTQQQMIPDPNTTYVPLPAIQNWFTNFQRRLANNPNFWKT from the exons ATGTTTGGTATAATAGCTTCAGGTCGGCTT gtACAAACGGAATTTCAACAAAtagaacaaacaaaatttataaccACAATCGTTGATGCCGATAACATAAATCACATTGTGGTTTTTCTTACCGGTGTTATGCCATTTCCCGAAGGAGCCGCTGGTATGGTGTATTGGAGTTGGCCAGATCCAAATGCGCCTCCAAATTGGcaacttttaggttatatttctaatgataaaccttctgtaatttttaaagtatCTAACTTTAAGAAATTACATGAAATGGACGTCGGTAGTAACATTGCTCCGTTTGGACAACAAGCTATTTGTCATAACGCACAAATTGGAATATCTttag AGCCGATAGTGAATATACAAAACGCCCAACCGGTTGAAAACGCCAATACTTATGCTACATTCGCCCAAAAAATGCTGGATAACTTTActaattacattttaagtTATGGAGTAACTCAACAACAAATGATTCCAGATCCTAATACGACTTACGTTCCATTACCAGCTATACAAAATTGGTTTACTAATTTTCAAAGAAGACTAGCAAATAATCCcaatttttggaaaacatGA